The region TCCGCTTGATACCTGTCTGCAAAGTCTGTATTCTTCTCGCAATAGGTGCGGCAGCATCAGTTTTCAGCGCATTTGCCTACGGGGTGAGGTTATGGAGAGGCGTGCCGTTTGCGACCATTGCGGCGCTAGTTTTAGCGTGCTTGGGGATGCGGACCTGATTGAGTGCCCCAAGTGCGGATGGATTGTCAACGTTCAGGCCCATCAAGAGCGAACAAGCTCAACCAAGAGTTCCCGTGAAATATCCGGGCCTGCGCTGACACCGGAATCATACTATCCGAGCCCTCCTCAACACGGGTATGAACCGGGCTCTGGTGTGGTTGTGTTCGGATGGATACTCTTTAGTCTTGTGATCATTCTTCCTTTTATCGGCGGGGAGGCTGGACGTGGCCTCTCTGGCTTCGGGGTGCTGGTCTCCATTGCGTTGGTCGCCATTGATGCCTCGCATATCCGGGTTAAGGAGCTGTCATACTCCACACTGAATCTTAGCGCAACGGAGCGTTATGGGGCGGTTCTTTGGGCGATCCTGTGCTGGCTCCTGTGGATAGTGGCATTTCCTTTATATCTTGCGAAAAGGCAGAAATTGGCTAAAGCGGCCCACGAGACAATTGAGAAAGGGCTCTACATTCCTGTGCAGGACCGCAAGGCGTTTCGAAAACGCATGAGGAATGCAAGGGTAAGAAGTGTGCTGGTTGTATTCCTTGTAGGCATCGGTGTGATGACAGTTGCGCTATTAGCGTTAATTGCGTTTGTGGGCCCATGGCCAGGATCGAGGACCGGAGGAGAGCTGGGAATGGTGTACGGGCTTGAGGGCATTGACCACTACAATAAAGGCGTGGAATACCTCAGCGACGGAAAGCTCGACGCGGCGGAAAGCGAGTTCAAGCAGGCAATCGAGCAGAACCCGAATCTCGCGGAGGCGCACCTCAATCTC is a window of bacterium DNA encoding:
- a CDS encoding tetratricopeptide repeat protein; translation: MERRAVCDHCGASFSVLGDADLIECPKCGWIVNVQAHQERTSSTKSSREISGPALTPESYYPSPPQHGYEPGSGVVVFGWILFSLVIILPFIGGEAGRGLSGFGVLVSIALVAIDASHIRVKELSYSTLNLSATERYGAVLWAILCWLLWIVAFPLYLAKRQKLAKAAHETIEKGLYIPVQDRKAFRKRMRNARVRSVLVVFLVGIGVMTVALLALIAFVGPWPGSRTGGELGMVYGLEGIDHYNKGVEYLSDGKLDAAESEFKQAIEQNPNLAEAHLNLGLIALENGWLDGAERSTRRCIDILERTRTTAMDGTTWREALSIAYNNMGAIEMARAANADQSHGYGAGRGHWERGMSYFRKAIALDPSSSKAQGNIERFKGAY